From the genome of Uranotaenia lowii strain MFRU-FL chromosome 1, ASM2978415v1, whole genome shotgun sequence, one region includes:
- the LOC129739161 gene encoding achaete-scute complex protein T4-like: MATAVRSMSLGQSMYIPNGSSLIQPASVNPFRKRPIAPAPVPSVGLPSMPIKDRPIISKKYCALPYAVTPQQSASIQRRNARERNRVKQVNNGFAHLRQHIPSAVITSLTNGGRGPHKKLSKVDTLRVAVEYIRSLQRMLDEDMENSGKVSTKSDIQALSPVSYYGSMSEASTSSSPAPSQMSEYSSYSSPTELGQFKREPYDVYSNPSPISSTNTPITPTTVLPSMTTFSTPTFTQPIHQIYRTHLTQQPPVADFSEQLSPQNTDDEELLDAISWWQQQE, translated from the coding sequence ATGGCAACTGCAGTTAGAAGCATGTCCCTAGGACAGAGTATGTACATTCCAAATGGATCGTCGTTGATTCAGCCGGCTTCGGTTAATCCTTTCCGGAAGCGGCCGATTGCTCCTGCTCCAGTTCCGAGTGTTGGATTACCTTCGATGCCGATCAAGGATCGTCCGATCATTTCTAAGAAATACTGTGCTTTGCCATATGCAGTAACTCCGCAACAATCGGCCTCGATCCAACGTCGTAATGCTCGGGAAAGAAATCGTGTCAAGCAAGTAAACAACGGATTCGCACATCTTCGCCAGCATATCCCTTCGGCCGTGATAACTTCGTTGACAAATGGAGGTCGGGGACCACACAAAAAACTTAGCAAAGTCGATACGCTCCGTGTGGCTGTAGAATATATCCGCAGCCTTCAGCGCATGCTGGATGAAGATATGGAGAACAGTGGTAAAGTGAGCACTAAAAGTGACATTCAAGCGCTTTCCCCGGTATCCTATTATGGTTCTATGTCCGAGGCGTCAACTTCGTCTTCACCTGCGCCGTCTCAAATGTCCGAGTACTCCAGCTATAGCAGTCCTACCGAGCTCGGACAATTCAAGAGGGAACCGTACGACGTGTACTCAAATCCTTCTCCAATTTCTTCTACCAATACTCCGATTACTCCAACAACGGTTTTGCCCAGCATGACCACGTTCAGCACTCCGACCTTCACACAACCGATCCACCAAATCTACAGGACTCATCTAACTCAGCAGCCACCGGTGGCGGATTTCTCTGAACAACTTAGTCCCCAGAATACCGACGACGAGGAGCTCCTGGATGCCATTTCTTGGTGGCAACAACAGGAATGA